The proteins below come from a single Eubacterium limosum genomic window:
- a CDS encoding cyclophilin-like fold protein, with translation MIRLKAAFLCCSLLLAAAFTGCAADTTASSAPKSEKPGPSVQTTAQAEITATAVTELRIQAGDRVFTPQLEDTPPAQALAAAMPMTLNMDEMNGNEKYFFLSDALPTNAERPGHIAAGDLMLYGDNCLVLFYESFQSAYSYTRLGSITDTAGLADALGSGSVEVTFSLAE, from the coding sequence ATGATTCGCCTGAAAGCCGCTTTCCTGTGCTGTTCTCTGCTTTTGGCTGCTGCCTTCACAGGCTGCGCCGCAGACACGACAGCCTCAAGCGCACCCAAATCAGAAAAACCCGGCCCATCTGTCCAGACCACTGCGCAGGCCGAGATCACTGCCACTGCTGTCACAGAGCTGCGCATTCAGGCTGGGGACAGGGTCTTCACCCCGCAGCTGGAGGATACTCCGCCCGCACAGGCTCTGGCCGCCGCCATGCCCATGACCTTGAATATGGATGAAATGAACGGAAACGAAAAATATTTCTTCCTCTCAGATGCACTGCCCACAAACGCCGAGCGGCCAGGCCATATTGCCGCCGGCGATCTGATGCTCTACGGGGACAACTGTCTTGTCCTGTTCTACGAAAGCTTTCAGAGCGCTTACAGCTATACCCGCCTCGGGTCCATCACGGACACTGCTGGCCTTGCCGACGCCCTCGGGAGCGGGAGCGTCGAAGTGACCTTCAGCCTGGCTGAATAA
- a CDS encoding flavodoxin family protein, translated as MKKNILILSTSPRKGGNSDTLADEFTRGARDAGHDAEKISLAGKTIGFCRGCLACQKTERCVIQDDVNAIVQKMLSADVLVFATPIYFYEMSGQMKTLLDRSNPLFPADYAFREIYLLAASADENRDSMDGAVKGLQGWIDCFERAKLAGVLRGTGLDAVGTAKNAPLVLKAAYDMGKTL; from the coding sequence ATGAAGAAAAATATTCTAATCCTTTCAACCAGTCCCCGCAAAGGCGGAAATTCCGACACACTGGCCGATGAATTCACACGCGGCGCCCGGGACGCAGGCCACGACGCCGAAAAAATCAGTCTGGCTGGCAAAACCATTGGTTTCTGCCGGGGCTGTCTGGCCTGCCAGAAAACAGAGCGCTGTGTCATCCAGGACGACGTCAACGCCATTGTACAAAAGATGCTGAGCGCCGACGTGCTGGTGTTCGCGACACCCATCTATTTCTATGAGATGTCCGGCCAGATGAAAACACTGCTCGACCGCAGCAACCCACTGTTTCCAGCAGATTACGCTTTCAGAGAGATCTATCTGCTGGCTGCCTCGGCGGATGAAAACAGGGACTCAATGGATGGGGCTGTCAAAGGCCTCCAGGGCTGGATCGACTGTTTTGAACGCGCAAAGCTGGCCGGCGTACTCCGGGGCACTGGCCTGGACGCTGTGGGCACAGCCAAAAACGCCCCGCTGGTTTTAAAGGCGGCCTATGATATGGGCAAAACTCTCTGA
- the proC gene encoding pyrroline-5-carboxylate reductase — translation MNATVRFIGAGNIVQAILSGIEKSGVYSPGEIGIFDVSPEVRDRFMKNGYTVYESIEDLVREAPVVVVAVTPQIIDSIVPQIKSTFSAETVLLSLAAGISNQWYQERLTDTCKVVRCMPTLTAQAGLGAFAVSRAAAVSDDDYREVDRFLTSCGIVEEIPEALMCEVVPINGSAPAYFYHMARVIVDEAVQMGMDENTALRLFAQTMKGSAETLLSSGTSAEALENKLRLPGGTTLAALDKMDELGFDTCLKEGVKACVDRCRELGQL, via the coding sequence ATGAATGCAACTGTTAGATTTATCGGTGCCGGAAACATTGTTCAGGCCATTCTTTCAGGAATTGAAAAGAGCGGCGTCTACTCACCTGGAGAAATCGGAATCTTCGATGTCTCACCGGAGGTTCGCGATCGTTTTATGAAAAACGGCTACACCGTTTATGAATCCATTGAGGATTTGGTCCGGGAGGCACCTGTTGTCGTTGTCGCTGTGACACCTCAGATTATTGACTCCATTGTCCCCCAGATTAAAAGCACATTCTCTGCCGAAACAGTCCTGCTCTCTCTTGCGGCCGGGATCAGCAATCAGTGGTATCAGGAAAGACTTACAGACACCTGTAAGGTTGTCCGCTGCATGCCGACCCTGACAGCGCAGGCAGGCCTGGGCGCTTTTGCCGTCTCCCGCGCAGCTGCCGTGAGTGATGACGACTACAGAGAAGTAGACCGCTTCCTGACAAGCTGCGGAATCGTCGAGGAAATCCCCGAAGCCCTCATGTGTGAGGTGGTTCCGATCAACGGTTCTGCTCCGGCGTATTTCTATCATATGGCCCGCGTTATCGTTGATGAAGCTGTACAGATGGGCATGGATGAAAACACAGCGCTCCGGCTCTTCGCCCAGACCATGAAGGGAAGCGCCGAAACGCTTCTGAGCTCTGGCACGAGCGCCGAAGCCCTGGAAAACAAGCTTCGCCTGCCTGGCGGTACGACCCTGGCCGCCCTGGACAAAATGGATGAACTCGGCTTTGATACCTGCCTGAAAGAGGGCGTCAAGGCCTGCGTCGACCGATGCAGAGAGCTTGGCCAGCTATAA
- a CDS encoding glycyl radical protein: MMEDKAYMKRIMRLKDRVLNTRPEMDLENALILTRGFKESEGEPFVVQKAYAFRKQCMEKTVKIWGDELIVGNSGSKQRGGLLCPDTCWSVLDDELDTISSREYDPFYLKDEDRENFINEIRLYWSGRSTYEKWLCQIPGETRILRDCGVLYINRKAVRGWGETTAGYEMIINEGIEGVRRRIEETRASLDITKPGHYEKLVYLRALSLSADGIVKLAARYSAEALRLAGLEEDPARKEELLAISDICGRVPEKPARTFREALQSFYIYHTCIFMEQNAASYNPGRMDQYLYPFYKADLEAGRITLEQAQELLDCLWVKFSEPCLFQDEVTAKFSAGYPMFQNVCVGGVDESGMDAVNDLSFMILQATMDVQLYQPSLSVRYNMARNSNAFLKKVTELMQLGTGFPAFHCDEIGIQMMLNKGVPLKEAYNWNPCGCVETNLAGKMHCYTSYADYNLGSVVEFALNDGVSRKYRLPASARTGNPRDFDSFDAFLEAVREQIRYIIRAMVAGSHVNDDICQERVCPALSLSFEDCISKARDYAWGGPKYNVGNGLDAIGVADLINSVYAVKHLVYDKKRVSMETLLAALENDFKGYEDVQKLCLECPKYGNDDEAVNQLTADLFTFIADLIESYDSKFGHMTAGILPVSGNTPFGLEVGALPSGREAYVPLADGVSPSAGTDIEGMGAIIKSVSYIPHGRFSQGTLLNLKLDPAFNQSDSATQLLMSFLKSMCTLGVFHVQFNVIDRNVLIDAQKNPERHRGLLIRVAGYTAYFVELGREVQDDIISRTAHAAVC, translated from the coding sequence ATGATGGAAGACAAAGCCTATATGAAGCGTATCATGAGACTTAAAGATCGCGTGTTAAACACCCGTCCGGAAATGGACCTCGAAAACGCGCTGATTTTAACACGTGGATTTAAAGAATCCGAAGGCGAGCCCTTTGTTGTGCAAAAAGCCTACGCTTTCCGCAAGCAGTGCATGGAAAAAACCGTCAAAATCTGGGGAGACGAACTCATCGTCGGCAATTCTGGCAGCAAGCAGCGCGGCGGCCTTCTTTGTCCAGATACCTGCTGGTCCGTTCTCGATGACGAGCTGGACACCATCAGCAGCCGGGAGTATGACCCTTTCTATTTAAAGGACGAGGACCGGGAAAACTTCATCAACGAGATCCGGCTTTACTGGAGCGGGCGTTCGACCTATGAAAAATGGCTCTGCCAGATTCCCGGGGAAACCCGTATTCTGCGTGACTGCGGCGTCCTGTATATTAACCGCAAGGCTGTCCGCGGCTGGGGCGAGACCACCGCAGGCTATGAGATGATCATCAACGAAGGGATTGAGGGCGTTAGAAGACGTATCGAGGAAACCAGAGCTTCCCTGGATATCACAAAGCCAGGCCATTATGAGAAGCTGGTCTATCTCCGGGCGCTTTCACTGAGCGCGGACGGCATTGTAAAGCTGGCTGCGCGCTACTCGGCCGAAGCCCTGAGGCTGGCCGGTCTCGAGGAAGACCCTGCTCGAAAAGAAGAGCTGCTCGCCATCTCCGACATTTGCGGCCGGGTTCCTGAAAAGCCCGCCCGCACCTTCCGCGAAGCGCTCCAGTCCTTCTATATTTACCATACCTGCATTTTTATGGAGCAAAACGCAGCCAGCTATAACCCGGGGCGTATGGACCAGTACCTCTATCCCTTCTACAAAGCGGATCTCGAGGCCGGAAGGATCACACTGGAACAGGCCCAGGAATTACTGGACTGCCTGTGGGTCAAGTTCAGCGAGCCCTGCCTTTTCCAGGACGAGGTCACCGCTAAATTCTCCGCCGGATACCCCATGTTCCAGAACGTCTGTGTTGGCGGGGTCGACGAAAGCGGCATGGACGCCGTCAACGACCTTTCCTTTATGATCCTCCAGGCCACCATGGACGTCCAGCTGTACCAGCCTTCATTGTCTGTGCGCTATAACATGGCCCGGAACTCAAACGCTTTTCTGAAAAAGGTAACGGAGCTGATGCAGCTGGGCACAGGATTCCCTGCCTTCCACTGCGACGAGATTGGTATCCAGATGATGCTCAACAAGGGTGTTCCTTTGAAGGAAGCATACAACTGGAACCCCTGCGGCTGTGTCGAGACAAATCTCGCGGGAAAAATGCACTGCTACACCTCCTACGCCGACTACAACCTTGGTTCAGTGGTCGAGTTTGCCTTAAACGACGGGGTCAGCCGAAAATACCGTCTTCCGGCCTCTGCGCGAACAGGAAACCCCCGGGACTTCGACTCCTTCGATGCCTTCCTTGAAGCCGTCAGGGAACAGATAAGATACATTATCCGCGCCATGGTCGCCGGCAGCCACGTAAACGACGATATTTGCCAGGAGCGTGTCTGTCCTGCGCTTTCCTTGTCTTTTGAGGACTGCATTTCTAAAGCCAGGGATTACGCCTGGGGCGGGCCAAAATACAATGTGGGCAATGGCCTTGACGCCATCGGGGTCGCCGACCTCATCAACAGTGTCTACGCGGTCAAGCACCTCGTCTACGATAAAAAAAGAGTGAGCATGGAAACCCTGCTCGCCGCCCTGGAAAATGATTTTAAGGGTTACGAGGACGTACAGAAGCTGTGTCTGGAATGTCCAAAATACGGCAATGATGACGAGGCTGTCAACCAGCTGACAGCCGATCTGTTCACCTTTATCGCTGACCTGATCGAATCCTATGACAGTAAATTCGGGCATATGACTGCCGGTATCCTTCCTGTATCCGGGAATACCCCCTTTGGCCTGGAAGTCGGCGCGCTGCCCTCCGGCAGAGAAGCCTATGTTCCGCTGGCCGACGGCGTCAGTCCAAGCGCCGGAACAGACATCGAGGGCATGGGGGCGATTATCAAGTCTGTCTCCTACATTCCTCACGGCCGCTTCAGCCAGGGGACACTTCTGAACCTCAAGCTGGACCCGGCCTTTAACCAGAGTGACAGCGCCACCCAGCTGTTAATGTCGTTTTTAAAGAGCATGTGTACCCTGGGCGTTTTCCACGTCCAGTTCAATGTTATCGACCGGAATGTGCTGATCGACGCTCAGAAAAATCCTGAGCGGCACAGAGGGCTGCTCATCCGGGTGGCCGGCTACACCGCTTATTTTGTAGAGCTTGGCCGGGAAGTGCAGGACGATATTATCTCACGCACCGCCCATGCCGCGGTGTGCTGA
- a CDS encoding helix-turn-helix domain-containing protein, whose product MMTDNKLIGTKLKGFRKEKLMTLQQLAEESGISAGYISKIERGEVNPSVKNIQRLCFTLGITANELMIDDSEVEKINSDQKDKTYVVRKDQRLPIYGISDSMDFESVFDGMAGFKVNVMTLRGGMNEKSYTVHSYDEFGIVARGKLGMEVEGEDYALDEGDCIMIRANTKHIVTNLSAEECVSYWIEICD is encoded by the coding sequence ATGATGACTGATAATAAACTAATCGGCACAAAACTGAAAGGCTTCCGCAAGGAAAAATTAATGACATTGCAGCAGTTGGCAGAAGAATCGGGGATCTCTGCGGGATACATCAGCAAGATTGAGCGGGGCGAGGTCAATCCCTCGGTGAAAAATATCCAGCGGCTGTGCTTTACCCTTGGTATTACGGCCAATGAGCTGATGATTGACGATAGCGAAGTGGAAAAGATCAACAGCGACCAGAAGGATAAGACTTATGTTGTCCGGAAGGATCAGCGGCTCCCGATTTACGGCATCAGCGACTCCATGGATTTCGAATCGGTTTTTGACGGTATGGCGGGCTTCAAGGTCAATGTCATGACCCTGCGAGGCGGTATGAATGAAAAGTCCTACACGGTCCACAGCTATGACGAGTTCGGGATCGTGGCCAGAGGAAAGCTGGGCATGGAGGTCGAGGGAGAGGACTATGCCCTCGACGAAGGGGACTGCATCATGATCCGGGCCAACACAAAGCACATTGTGACTAACCTCTCGGCAGAGGAGTGTGTAAGCTATTGGATTGAAATCTGTGATTAG
- a CDS encoding S8 family serine peptidase has product MKKILTVLLSALLVAASLPLAAFAQTASEETPVITGDYVQGEVIVCMDSGSTALRSRSALPELLADAEQLMTLSDSAGDADNAQLRSRSAASADTQVLALVKDESRSTEALIAELESYPQVVFAEPNYITTNFETTATETYPDLSDLQWANSDQSSKNNPFGNQKGFNIGVPDWNVPSASAESDNPVVAILDTGVDLTNPDLKDKLWTRPAGSGLPGGDHGINVSGEGSLENVVDTNGHGTHCAGIVGAAWNNMGVSGAGEKIEIMAIQSNNAISSKIQGFDYVKQACQEGVNVKAVNLSWGGPGQSKALDRAIEETGKAGAIALVASGNSGWDNDISNSMASGFSNNPYAVVVNSANPTGTMSTFSDYGKRTTDIVAPGSQILSTVPMDQSVYYPEKDEAPVWYDNFEDGQAPAISFFYDAACTEAAKVTKISGDKVYEGSKSLSIDIEDVESGNVVLYSQPMDLSEKASAIENKAISIKVAAAGQKVGACALLVKNTGGEFEKVKISEGSALDGTWMNYSAALPKDTDYKNFQMKVLFAFRDITFLPDSSNPSVTPNSGTVYADAMGIGDASKMLPFDYKNGTSMATPAAAGAAALLGSQYNESGAALAARVVGSVTKYSNFTDKCVSGGMVNVSQTRPYPVLNSIVDQGDTVEVDGYFFENLESAKIGGMDAEIVANVPEAVSATDGGKVVTLKKPEGFAGGTAEVSLTTDNGEGHQTFEIGQNVNIDYFEENLPLPEDEDFYKAENKQIVGYQNQLYVLPDGLESEPSPEIWAYSIEDQKWSTLELPEALVNLTGATWNGRLAVAGLTVDEKNQPVEKLWFYDGQWQEQKIEGLPFATSLVNADGTLMGVGGQYIEIDKETNQAAAAATKDIVAIDTKAGTVSKAGELAEARVYGKVNAHENRLIISGGTDSTGEPVGSIELVTQSENGYQGMKVSLDIKKGQAFNSIANATVKNGFMLAGPQSASEDPAAVADTYTVDPQTGVITPYGKRIDDGILIGTGATAYHDQLYVLAASYTAPGGYIFKATAVETINPQPGEEADKKPDDNSGQPVNPENKPDNVKTGIVEDSQTAAFLCAGMLILAVAGLAAYRKRKIS; this is encoded by the coding sequence ATGAAAAAGATTTTAACCGTTCTGCTGAGCGCGCTTCTGGTCGCGGCGTCACTGCCGCTGGCCGCGTTTGCTCAGACAGCATCAGAGGAAACGCCTGTGATCACAGGCGATTATGTTCAGGGAGAGGTTATCGTGTGCATGGACAGCGGCAGCACCGCCCTGCGCAGCCGTTCAGCCCTGCCGGAGCTGCTGGCTGATGCGGAGCAGCTTATGACCCTGTCGGACAGCGCTGGGGATGCAGATAACGCACAGCTGCGCAGCCGTTCAGCGGCTTCTGCGGATACACAGGTGCTCGCGCTGGTTAAGGATGAAAGCCGTTCGACGGAAGCGCTGATCGCAGAGCTTGAATCCTATCCGCAGGTGGTCTTTGCAGAACCGAACTACATTACGACAAATTTTGAAACCACAGCCACAGAGACTTATCCGGATTTATCGGATCTGCAGTGGGCAAACAGTGATCAGAGCAGCAAAAATAATCCCTTTGGAAATCAAAAGGGCTTTAACATCGGGGTTCCCGACTGGAATGTTCCCAGCGCGAGCGCTGAAAGTGATAATCCAGTGGTCGCGATTCTGGATACAGGCGTAGACCTCACCAATCCGGATTTAAAGGACAAGCTGTGGACCCGGCCAGCCGGCTCAGGCCTCCCCGGCGGCGATCACGGCATTAATGTCAGCGGTGAGGGCAGCTTGGAGAACGTGGTGGACACGAACGGCCATGGGACGCACTGCGCCGGTATTGTGGGCGCAGCCTGGAACAATATGGGTGTTTCCGGCGCGGGTGAAAAGATTGAGATCATGGCGATCCAGAGCAATAACGCCATTTCCAGTAAAATTCAGGGCTTTGATTATGTCAAACAGGCCTGCCAGGAAGGGGTTAACGTCAAGGCTGTGAACCTGTCCTGGGGCGGTCCCGGGCAGTCCAAAGCTCTGGACAGAGCCATCGAGGAAACTGGAAAGGCTGGCGCCATCGCCCTTGTGGCCTCCGGGAACTCTGGCTGGGATAATGACATCAGTAACAGCATGGCCTCAGGATTTTCAAATAATCCTTACGCGGTTGTGGTCAACTCAGCAAATCCGACAGGAACCATGTCTACCTTCAGCGATTACGGGAAACGGACCACGGATATCGTAGCGCCGGGGAGCCAGATTTTATCCACAGTACCCATGGACCAGAGCGTCTATTATCCCGAAAAGGATGAAGCGCCAGTCTGGTATGATAATTTTGAAGACGGACAGGCCCCAGCCATTTCGTTCTTTTATGATGCGGCGTGTACAGAAGCTGCGAAAGTCACCAAGATAAGCGGCGACAAGGTTTATGAAGGTTCAAAGAGCCTGAGTATAGACATTGAGGATGTTGAAAGCGGAAACGTTGTGCTTTACAGCCAACCGATGGATCTGTCGGAAAAGGCCAGTGCAATAGAGAATAAGGCCATCAGCATCAAGGTTGCGGCGGCAGGACAGAAAGTCGGCGCTTGCGCTTTACTGGTAAAAAACACAGGAGGCGAGTTTGAGAAAGTTAAAATTTCGGAAGGCTCAGCCCTTGACGGCACGTGGATGAATTACAGCGCGGCCCTTCCAAAAGATACGGATTATAAGAACTTCCAGATGAAGGTACTGTTTGCTTTCCGGGATATTACCTTTTTACCGGACAGCTCCAATCCGTCAGTGACACCAAACAGCGGCACCGTCTATGCCGACGCCATGGGCATTGGCGACGCGTCCAAAATGCTGCCCTTCGATTATAAAAACGGCACATCTATGGCAACTCCGGCGGCAGCCGGTGCGGCTGCCCTGCTCGGCAGTCAATATAACGAATCCGGCGCGGCACTGGCAGCCCGGGTGGTGGGCAGCGTGACTAAATATTCCAATTTTACGGATAAGTGCGTGTCCGGCGGGATGGTCAATGTCAGCCAGACAAGACCTTACCCGGTACTCAACAGCATTGTGGATCAGGGGGATACCGTTGAGGTTGACGGTTACTTTTTTGAAAACCTGGAGAGCGCGAAAATCGGCGGAATGGACGCTGAGATTGTGGCAAATGTGCCAGAGGCGGTTTCTGCCACCGATGGAGGAAAAGTTGTTACCCTTAAAAAGCCCGAAGGCTTTGCAGGCGGTACCGCCGAGGTATCCCTCACCACAGACAATGGTGAGGGGCATCAGACCTTTGAAATCGGCCAGAATGTAAACATCGACTACTTTGAAGAGAATCTGCCGCTTCCAGAGGATGAGGATTTTTATAAGGCGGAAAACAAACAGATTGTGGGCTATCAAAACCAGCTTTACGTCCTGCCGGACGGGCTGGAGAGTGAACCCTCCCCCGAAATATGGGCTTACAGTATTGAAGACCAGAAATGGTCAACACTCGAGCTGCCGGAGGCCTTAGTGAATCTTACCGGCGCAACCTGGAATGGCAGGCTTGCCGTTGCGGGCTTGACGGTTGATGAAAAGAATCAGCCGGTTGAGAAGCTGTGGTTCTATGACGGCCAGTGGCAGGAACAAAAGATTGAAGGACTCCCATTTGCCACTTCCCTGGTCAATGCGGACGGCACACTGATGGGCGTGGGCGGCCAATATATCGAAATTGATAAAGAAACCAATCAGGCGGCAGCGGCAGCTACAAAGGATATCGTGGCCATCGACACTAAAGCCGGCACGGTTTCAAAAGCTGGAGAACTGGCCGAAGCAAGAGTTTACGGTAAGGTAAACGCCCATGAAAACCGTCTGATCATATCTGGCGGTACAGACAGCACAGGCGAACCGGTAGGAAGTATTGAGCTCGTGACACAGAGCGAAAACGGCTATCAGGGAATGAAGGTCTCTCTTGATATAAAAAAAGGCCAGGCTTTTAACAGCATTGCCAATGCCACTGTAAAGAATGGTTTTATGCTGGCCGGTCCCCAGAGTGCGAGTGAAGACCCGGCGGCAGTAGCAGATACCTACACGGTTGATCCGCAGACAGGGGTGATAACGCCTTACGGGAAGCGGATTGACGATGGTATACTCATCGGAACAGGCGCTACAGCCTACCACGATCAGCTCTACGTGCTGGCCGCCAGCTACACAGCACCGGGCGGTTATATCTTCAAGGCAACCGCGGTTGAAACCATCAATCCTCAGCCGGGAGAGGAAGCGGACAAAAAGCCGGATGATAACAGCGGACAGCCGGTAAATCCTGAAAACAAACCGGATAATGTAAAAACCGGAATCGTTGAGGACAGCCAGACCGCGGCGTTCCTCTGTGCGGGAATGCTTATTCTGGCCGTTGCCGGACTGGCAGCCTACCGTAAAAGAAAAATAAGCTAG
- a CDS encoding trimethylamine methyltransferase family protein — translation MMYSNRKFYENYVSTRDVELLHDYTMRVLKEVGVSFACEEALEVFKKHGATVGGNIVKFDEMLLNKALETVPKSLTIYTPDGETKIGERFRPKTVGCYGPPTFLFEDDTYRIAQKDDMVKFLKLMDTSDVTDFVNNSAYDTPDLDKTQDDFYMPQVAMCLKYSKKPTYGNVANSMNVRGKSLKQAAKDIAVLYKEFYDIWDKPVLLTNCCALSPLGYSYEVLDNIIGLVEEGQPVVVITCSMTNLTAPASLMGSVVQNNATILAGIVLTQLINPGTPVLYGSVSTASDMRTVTCATGAPEAQLIQMSALALGRYYQVPVRTGICVTDALKPDYQAGVESFINLMPSYLGKADFILNNAGILSSFAVGSYEKYIMDEEINRVLMRLNKGIDVSDTKGEKILNEIKKAGPLGNFLSGRTPKEYRQEHHLTNLFNRKAGNPQPLYEEIGDIRDRACKIIEERVESYKLPDLTKTQQDILNRFLPEDEKF, via the coding sequence ATGATGTATTCAAACAGAAAATTCTATGAAAATTATGTATCCACACGCGACGTTGAGCTGCTGCACGACTACACCATGCGGGTTTTAAAGGAAGTTGGTGTTTCCTTCGCCTGTGAAGAAGCACTGGAAGTTTTTAAAAAACATGGCGCCACCGTTGGCGGTAACATCGTCAAATTCGACGAAATGCTTCTTAACAAAGCATTGGAAACGGTTCCGAAATCCCTCACTATCTATACACCGGACGGTGAAACCAAAATCGGCGAACGCTTCAGACCAAAGACCGTCGGCTGCTACGGCCCGCCCACCTTCTTATTTGAAGATGATACCTACAGAATCGCACAGAAAGATGATATGGTCAAATTTCTCAAGCTCATGGACACCAGCGACGTCACCGATTTTGTTAACAACTCAGCCTATGACACACCAGACCTTGACAAAACCCAGGATGACTTTTACATGCCCCAAGTCGCCATGTGTCTGAAATACTCGAAAAAACCGACCTACGGAAATGTCGCCAACAGCATGAATGTCCGGGGTAAAAGTCTGAAACAGGCCGCCAAGGACATCGCTGTTCTCTACAAGGAATTTTACGACATCTGGGACAAACCGGTGCTGCTCACCAACTGCTGCGCCCTGTCACCCCTCGGTTATTCCTATGAAGTGCTGGACAACATCATCGGATTAGTCGAAGAAGGACAGCCTGTGGTCGTTATCACCTGCTCCATGACTAACCTCACCGCGCCCGCGTCCCTCATGGGTTCTGTGGTTCAGAATAACGCCACTATTTTAGCGGGTATCGTTCTGACCCAGCTGATCAACCCAGGAACCCCAGTCCTTTATGGTTCTGTCTCTACCGCTAGTGATATGCGTACTGTCACCTGCGCCACCGGCGCGCCGGAAGCACAGCTGATTCAGATGTCCGCCTTGGCCCTCGGCCGCTATTACCAGGTTCCTGTACGTACAGGCATCTGTGTTACCGATGCCCTGAAGCCCGACTACCAGGCCGGCGTGGAAAGCTTCATTAATCTGATGCCCTCCTACCTTGGTAAGGCAGATTTTATCCTCAATAACGCAGGCATTTTAAGTTCTTTTGCCGTGGGAAGCTATGAAAAATACATCATGGATGAAGAAATCAATCGTGTTCTCATGCGCTTAAATAAAGGTATTGACGTCAGCGACACTAAAGGCGAAAAGATACTGAATGAAATAAAAAAAGCCGGCCCTCTGGGCAATTTCCTTTCCGGACGTACCCCCAAGGAATACCGCCAGGAACATCACCTCACGAACCTGTTCAACCGCAAAGCCGGCAACCCACAGCCCCTTTATGAAGAAATCGGTGATATCCGGGACCGTGCATGTAAAATCATCGAAGAGCGCGTCGAAAGCTACAAGCTGCCAGATCTCACAAAAACCCAGCAGGATATCCTAAACCGTTTCCTCCCAGAGGACGAAAAATTCTAA
- a CDS encoding MFS transporter produces MKGKIMNLDKSKRNIVLIILSVIAGIAYLAPLIRFTFYDQMVAALGITDIQLGTLAGVYGTLSVIGYVPSGILAEKFNTKKLLILSCAAMCLITLWYSMFPGFTALIVIHGLYGVFSVGTFWSPYLKAIRNLGDENEQGRLFGISEGVRGVGQTIVAFICLGVMGLFATEAAGFRAVLLINAAVFALLTLLVIFLVPDFDKDKRKEAATTEKKESMWKAFGKSSIWLCIFVIMCGYILWNTANSYMGTYCTRVLMITPELSSTLSIVRSYIIVFVAGISGGIIMDKFKFKGSGMFFAFLATGVCAAAVFFTSQATMICVVVTVILAYLVNVIKSTYWSILGEAGVPLAMTGIATGIISLIGLSPDIFVAPIISRFLAYGEAQGDVTIGFNIMIVWMVVWSALGILSAVLLKRRGVKIKAREIEG; encoded by the coding sequence ATTAAGGGGAAAATTATGAATTTGGATAAGTCAAAAAGAAACATTGTGCTCATTATCCTGAGCGTTATCGCAGGGATCGCATACCTGGCGCCGCTGATTCGCTTTACGTTTTATGATCAGATGGTCGCCGCGCTGGGGATCACAGACATACAACTGGGGACGCTTGCTGGCGTCTATGGGACGCTGAGTGTCATCGGCTATGTGCCCAGCGGGATTCTGGCGGAAAAATTCAACACGAAAAAACTGCTGATTTTATCCTGTGCAGCCATGTGTCTCATCACTCTGTGGTACTCGATGTTTCCAGGCTTTACAGCGTTGATCGTCATCCACGGGCTGTACGGCGTATTCAGTGTGGGTACCTTCTGGTCACCCTATCTCAAGGCGATCCGGAATCTGGGCGATGAGAACGAGCAAGGGCGTCTCTTTGGCATCAGTGAGGGAGTCCGCGGTGTCGGGCAGACCATCGTGGCTTTTATCTGCCTGGGCGTCATGGGGCTTTTTGCAACGGAGGCGGCCGGCTTCAGGGCCGTGCTGTTGATCAACGCGGCGGTTTTTGCCTTGCTGACCCTGTTGGTCATTTTCCTGGTGCCGGATTTTGATAAGGACAAGAGAAAAGAAGCGGCTACGACGGAAAAAAAGGAGAGTATGTGGAAAGCCTTTGGCAAATCCTCGATCTGGCTGTGTATTTTTGTCATTATGTGCGGGTACATTTTATGGAACACAGCCAACAGCTATATGGGTACCTACTGCACCCGTGTTCTGATGATCACGCCTGAGCTCTCCAGCACTTTGTCCATTGTCAGGAGCTACATCATTGTTTTTGTCGCAGGAATCTCGGGCGGGATCATTATGGATAAATTCAAATTCAAGGGCTCCGGGATGTTCTTTGCCTTTCTTGCCACTGGGGTCTGTGCTGCGGCGGTGTTCTTCACCTCTCAGGCGACCATGATCTGTGTGGTGGTCACGGTGATTCTGGCTTACCTGGTCAATGTGATCAAATCGACCTACTGGTCCATTTTGGGCGAGGCAGGTGTGCCGCTGGCCATGACGGGTATCGCCACTGGGATCATCTCTCTCATCGGCCTGTCGCCGGATATTTTTGTCGCGCCGATTATCAGCCGCTTTCTGGCTTACGGGGAGGCTCAGGGCGATGTGACCATTGGCTTTAATATCATGATTGTCTGGATGGTGGTCTGGTCGGCTCTGGGAATTTTGTCAGCGGTTCTTTTAAAACGCCGAGGTGTTAAAATTAAGGCCCGGGAAATAGAGGGCTAA